One genomic region from Camelus bactrianus isolate YW-2024 breed Bactrian camel chromosome 3, ASM4877302v1, whole genome shotgun sequence encodes:
- the CD180 gene encoding CD180 antigen isoform X1, with the protein MAPCAGCFLLAVLFSANCKVITFLDPMCTEVSSTMWPIEQELWTGRTISLGGWKEASRTYNCENLGLKEIPDTLPNTTEFLEFGFNFLPTVQNTTFSRLINLIFLDLTRCHINWVHEDTFQNHHQLNTIVLTGNPLIFMAETSLNGPMSLKHLFLTQTGISNLEFIPVHNLGNLESLHLGSNHISSINLPENFPTQNLKVMDFQNNAIHYISSKDINALEQVTNLNFNGNDIKGIEPGAFNSKIFQSLKFGGTLDLSVILKGLQNSTIQSLWLGTFEDTDDQDLTSAMLEGLCEMSVESINLQKHHFSGFSPSTFQCFTGLRELDLTATHLRELPSGLEGMSSLRKLILSANSFEQLCQISAASFPSLTDLYIKGNTRKLDLGTRCLEKLENLRKLDLSHSDIEAPDCCNLQLQNLSQLQHLNLSYNEPLGLQDQAFKECPRLELLDLAFTHLHVSAPQSPFQNLHLLQVLNLSNCLLDTSNEHLLAGLLDLRHLNLHGNNFQDGSLSKTNLLQPVGSLETLILSSCDLLSIDQQAFHNLGKMSHLDLSHNRLTGDCIDALSHLKGTYLNLAANNIHIIPPRLLLILSQQSTINLGHNPLDCTCSNIHFITWYQENLQKLEGLGETMCASPPFLRGVKLSDVKLSCGITRVGIFFLMVFVFLLIILLIFSGKSILRWKYQHI; encoded by the exons ATGGCTCCCTGTGCCGGCTGCTTCCTGCTGGCGGTGCTGTTTTCTGCCAACTGTAAAGTCATCACCTTCTTAGATCCAATGTGCACTGAG GTGTCCAGTACCATGTGGCCTATCGAACAAGAGCTATGGACAGGAAGGACCATCAGTCTTGGTGGCTGG AAAGAAGCCAGCAGAACATATAACTGTGAAAATTTAGGTCTCAAAGAAATTCCTGACACTCTACCAAATACAACAGAATTTTTGGAATTTGGCTTTAATTTCTTACCTACAGTTCAAAATACAACCTTCAGCAGACTCATAAATCTTATCTTTTTGGATTTGACCAG GTGTCATATTAACTGGGTACATGAAGATACTTTTCAAAACCACCATCAACTGAACACCATCGTGTTAACTGGAAATCCCCTCATATTCATGGCAGAAACATCACTGAATGGGCCTATGTCACTGAAGCATCTTTTCTTAACCCAAACAGGAATATCCAATCTTGAGTTTATCCCAGTGCACAATCTGGGAAACTTGGAGAGTTTGCATCTTGGAAGCAATCATATTTCCTCCATTAATCTCCCAGAAAACTTTCCAACACAGAATCTGAAAGTCATGGATTTTCAGAATAATGCTATACACTACATCTCTAGTAAAGACATAAATGCTTTGGAACAGGTCACTAACCTTAATTTCAATGGCAATGACATTAAAGGCATTGAGCCTGGGGCTTTCAATTCAAAAATCTTTCAAAGTTTGAAATTTGGAGGGACTCTAGACTTATCTGTCATATTAAAAGGTCTACAGAACTCTACTATTCAGTCTCTTTGGCTGGGGACATTTGAGGACACTGATGACCAAGACCTCACTTCAGCCATGCTTGAGGGACTCTGTGAAATGTCTGTTGAGAGCATCAATCTACAGAAGCACCATTTCTCTGGCTTTTCACCTTCCACGTTTCAGTGCTTCACTGGACTCCGGGAGTTGGACCTGACGGCAACTCACTTGCGAGAGTTACCTTCTGGGCTAGAGGGTATGAGCTCTCTCAGGAAATTAATTCTCAGTGCAAACAGTTTTGAGCAATTGTGTCAGATCAGTGCTGCCAGTTTCCCATCCCTTACAGACCTCTATATCAAAGGCAACACGAGGAAACTTGACCTCGGTACTAGGTGTTTGGAAAAACTAGAAAATCTTCGGAAACTTGATTTAAGCCATAGTGATATTGAGGCTCCTGACTGTTGCAACCTGCAACTCCAAAACCTGTCCCAACTGCAACACTTAAATCTGAGCTACAATGAGCCCCTTGGTCTCCAGGATCAGGCGTTCAAAGAATGCCCTCGGCTGGAACTCCTGGATTTGGCATTTACCCATCTGCATGTTAGTGCTCCACAAAGTCCTTTCCAAAACCTCCATCTCCTGCAGGTTCTGAATCTCTCTAACTGCCTCCTTGATACCAGCAATGAGCACCTTCTAGCAGGCCTGCTGGATCTCCGGCATCTGAATTTACATGGGAACAACTTTCAAGATGGGAGCCTCTCAAAGACCAACCTACTTCAGCCAGTGGGCAGCTTGGAGACTCTAATTTTATCCTCCTGTGATCTCCTCTCCATAGACCAGCAAGCATTCCACAATCTTGGGAAAATGAGCCACTTAGACTTAAGTCACAACCGCCTGACAGGTGATTGCATTGACGCTCTTAGCCATCTTAAGGGGACCTACCTTAATCTGGCCGCCAATAACATTCACATCATCCCACCCCGTCTCCTCCTCATCTTGTCTCAGCAGAGCACCATTAATTTAGGTCACAATCCCCTGGACTGCACTTGCTCAAATATTCATTTCATAACGTGGTACCAAGAAAACTTGCAAAAACTTGAGGGCTTAGGGGAGACCATGTGCGCAAGCCCTCCATTTTTAAGGGGAGTTAAGCTGTCTGATGTCAAACTGTCCTGTGGGATTACAAGAGTGGGCATTTTCTTTCTTATGGTATTTGTATTCTTGCTTataattctgctcattttttcaggtaagtctattcttaggtGGAAATACCAGCACATTTAG
- the CD180 gene encoding CD180 antigen isoform X2 — MAPCAGCFLLAVLFSANCKVITFLDPMCTEKEASRTYNCENLGLKEIPDTLPNTTEFLEFGFNFLPTVQNTTFSRLINLIFLDLTRCHINWVHEDTFQNHHQLNTIVLTGNPLIFMAETSLNGPMSLKHLFLTQTGISNLEFIPVHNLGNLESLHLGSNHISSINLPENFPTQNLKVMDFQNNAIHYISSKDINALEQVTNLNFNGNDIKGIEPGAFNSKIFQSLKFGGTLDLSVILKGLQNSTIQSLWLGTFEDTDDQDLTSAMLEGLCEMSVESINLQKHHFSGFSPSTFQCFTGLRELDLTATHLRELPSGLEGMSSLRKLILSANSFEQLCQISAASFPSLTDLYIKGNTRKLDLGTRCLEKLENLRKLDLSHSDIEAPDCCNLQLQNLSQLQHLNLSYNEPLGLQDQAFKECPRLELLDLAFTHLHVSAPQSPFQNLHLLQVLNLSNCLLDTSNEHLLAGLLDLRHLNLHGNNFQDGSLSKTNLLQPVGSLETLILSSCDLLSIDQQAFHNLGKMSHLDLSHNRLTGDCIDALSHLKGTYLNLAANNIHIIPPRLLLILSQQSTINLGHNPLDCTCSNIHFITWYQENLQKLEGLGETMCASPPFLRGVKLSDVKLSCGITRVGIFFLMVFVFLLIILLIFSGKSILRWKYQHI, encoded by the exons ATGGCTCCCTGTGCCGGCTGCTTCCTGCTGGCGGTGCTGTTTTCTGCCAACTGTAAAGTCATCACCTTCTTAGATCCAATGTGCACTGAG AAAGAAGCCAGCAGAACATATAACTGTGAAAATTTAGGTCTCAAAGAAATTCCTGACACTCTACCAAATACAACAGAATTTTTGGAATTTGGCTTTAATTTCTTACCTACAGTTCAAAATACAACCTTCAGCAGACTCATAAATCTTATCTTTTTGGATTTGACCAG GTGTCATATTAACTGGGTACATGAAGATACTTTTCAAAACCACCATCAACTGAACACCATCGTGTTAACTGGAAATCCCCTCATATTCATGGCAGAAACATCACTGAATGGGCCTATGTCACTGAAGCATCTTTTCTTAACCCAAACAGGAATATCCAATCTTGAGTTTATCCCAGTGCACAATCTGGGAAACTTGGAGAGTTTGCATCTTGGAAGCAATCATATTTCCTCCATTAATCTCCCAGAAAACTTTCCAACACAGAATCTGAAAGTCATGGATTTTCAGAATAATGCTATACACTACATCTCTAGTAAAGACATAAATGCTTTGGAACAGGTCACTAACCTTAATTTCAATGGCAATGACATTAAAGGCATTGAGCCTGGGGCTTTCAATTCAAAAATCTTTCAAAGTTTGAAATTTGGAGGGACTCTAGACTTATCTGTCATATTAAAAGGTCTACAGAACTCTACTATTCAGTCTCTTTGGCTGGGGACATTTGAGGACACTGATGACCAAGACCTCACTTCAGCCATGCTTGAGGGACTCTGTGAAATGTCTGTTGAGAGCATCAATCTACAGAAGCACCATTTCTCTGGCTTTTCACCTTCCACGTTTCAGTGCTTCACTGGACTCCGGGAGTTGGACCTGACGGCAACTCACTTGCGAGAGTTACCTTCTGGGCTAGAGGGTATGAGCTCTCTCAGGAAATTAATTCTCAGTGCAAACAGTTTTGAGCAATTGTGTCAGATCAGTGCTGCCAGTTTCCCATCCCTTACAGACCTCTATATCAAAGGCAACACGAGGAAACTTGACCTCGGTACTAGGTGTTTGGAAAAACTAGAAAATCTTCGGAAACTTGATTTAAGCCATAGTGATATTGAGGCTCCTGACTGTTGCAACCTGCAACTCCAAAACCTGTCCCAACTGCAACACTTAAATCTGAGCTACAATGAGCCCCTTGGTCTCCAGGATCAGGCGTTCAAAGAATGCCCTCGGCTGGAACTCCTGGATTTGGCATTTACCCATCTGCATGTTAGTGCTCCACAAAGTCCTTTCCAAAACCTCCATCTCCTGCAGGTTCTGAATCTCTCTAACTGCCTCCTTGATACCAGCAATGAGCACCTTCTAGCAGGCCTGCTGGATCTCCGGCATCTGAATTTACATGGGAACAACTTTCAAGATGGGAGCCTCTCAAAGACCAACCTACTTCAGCCAGTGGGCAGCTTGGAGACTCTAATTTTATCCTCCTGTGATCTCCTCTCCATAGACCAGCAAGCATTCCACAATCTTGGGAAAATGAGCCACTTAGACTTAAGTCACAACCGCCTGACAGGTGATTGCATTGACGCTCTTAGCCATCTTAAGGGGACCTACCTTAATCTGGCCGCCAATAACATTCACATCATCCCACCCCGTCTCCTCCTCATCTTGTCTCAGCAGAGCACCATTAATTTAGGTCACAATCCCCTGGACTGCACTTGCTCAAATATTCATTTCATAACGTGGTACCAAGAAAACTTGCAAAAACTTGAGGGCTTAGGGGAGACCATGTGCGCAAGCCCTCCATTTTTAAGGGGAGTTAAGCTGTCTGATGTCAAACTGTCCTGTGGGATTACAAGAGTGGGCATTTTCTTTCTTATGGTATTTGTATTCTTGCTTataattctgctcattttttcaggtaagtctattcttaggtGGAAATACCAGCACATTTAG